A single genomic interval of Magnetospirillum sp. WYHS-4 harbors:
- the nosD gene encoding nitrous oxide reductase family maturation protein NosD — protein sequence MAIIRVAAAVVAAGLMGPAAWAAVLPSAQPFIDAAQDKDVVILPPGTYAGPLVVAKPIVLDGDGKVTIDGGGKGTVLAIETDGATVRGLRLVNSGESHNDVDAGIQVKGSFNVIKDNVIEDTLFGIDLHQSDSNVVRRNVVHSKDLELGMRGDAIRLWFSRSNRIEENEISRSRDVVVWHSVDNTIRGNKVSDSRYGLHFMYAQHNLVEDNTYWDNSVGIILMYSDGIVIRGNRVTNGTGATGVGIGLKETSSTTIEDNEIVYVSNGIYLDLSPFQPDTGNRIERNHVAFTGIGVLFHNDWKGNELRANRFEHNLVQVSVNARASAARNLWDGNYWDDYQGFDRDGDGIGDTPYELRVYADRLWMDVPHAAFFRGAPVLTLVDFLERLAPLTDPILLMRDDKPLIMPPVAGRQARAAAKGGDDGGEFDPFGLKQRLGK from the coding sequence ATGGCGATTATCAGGGTGGCAGCGGCGGTCGTGGCGGCGGGGCTGATGGGGCCCGCCGCCTGGGCGGCCGTCCTGCCCTCCGCCCAACCGTTCATCGACGCCGCCCAGGACAAGGACGTGGTGATCCTGCCGCCCGGCACCTATGCCGGGCCGCTAGTCGTTGCCAAACCCATCGTATTGGACGGCGACGGCAAGGTCACCATCGACGGCGGCGGCAAGGGAACGGTGCTGGCCATCGAGACCGACGGCGCCACGGTGCGCGGCCTGCGTCTGGTCAATTCCGGGGAATCCCATAACGACGTCGATGCCGGCATCCAGGTCAAGGGCAGCTTCAACGTCATCAAGGACAACGTCATCGAGGACACTCTGTTCGGCATCGACCTGCACCAGTCGGACAGCAACGTCGTGCGACGCAATGTCGTCCATTCCAAGGATCTGGAACTGGGCATGCGGGGCGATGCGATCCGGCTCTGGTTCAGCCGTTCCAATCGTATCGAGGAGAACGAGATCAGCCGTTCCCGCGACGTGGTGGTCTGGCATTCGGTGGACAATACGATCCGCGGCAACAAGGTCAGCGACAGCCGCTACGGCCTCCATTTCATGTACGCCCAGCATAATCTGGTCGAGGACAACACCTACTGGGACAATTCGGTCGGCATCATCCTGATGTATTCGGACGGCATCGTCATCCGGGGCAACCGGGTGACCAATGGCACCGGGGCCACGGGCGTCGGCATCGGCCTCAAGGAAACCAGCAGCACGACCATCGAGGACAACGAGATCGTCTACGTGTCCAACGGCATCTACCTGGACTTATCGCCCTTCCAGCCGGACACCGGCAACCGCATCGAACGCAACCACGTCGCCTTTACGGGGATCGGGGTTCTGTTCCATAATGACTGGAAAGGCAACGAACTGAGGGCCAACCGCTTCGAGCACAATCTGGTGCAGGTGTCGGTGAACGCCCGGGCCTCGGCGGCCCGGAACCTCTGGGACGGCAATTATTGGGACGACTACCAGGGGTTCGACCGCGACGGCGACGGCATCGGCGATACGCCTTACGAACTTCGGGTCTATGCGGATCGCCTGTGGATGGATGTCCCGCATGCCGCGTTCTTCCGCGGCGCGCCGGTGCTCACCTTGGTCGATTTCCTGGAACGCCTGGCGCCGCTCACCGACCCGATCCTGTTGATGCGCGACGACAAGCCGCTGATTATGCCGCCGGTGGCCGGGCGTCAGGCGCGGGCGGCTGCCAAGGGGGGAGACGACGGGGGGGAATTCGACCCGTTCGGCCTCAAGCAACGCCTGGGCAAGTAG
- a CDS encoding c-type cytochrome, translating to MNLTNKIKAVSAFALVAGLALAAAGAAFAAGGAAPAAATGGMKPPAGEKTNIDVWNSPGGEKDEALHLKPDTKNGRDVYEVCAACHMPEGWGLDDGTFPQLAGQHRKVIIKQLADIRALNRDNPTMYPFALPSQIGGPQSIADVSEYIAKLPMNPNNGVGDGKDLEHGKKLYKENCVRCHGENGEGDVEKYYPRIQAQHYKYMLRQFEWIRDKKRRNANPDMVQQIKNFTDRDMKAVIDYTSRIKPPKEMIAPVGWLNPDFK from the coding sequence ATGAACCTCACCAACAAGATCAAGGCGGTTTCCGCCTTCGCCCTCGTGGCCGGACTCGCCCTGGCGGCGGCCGGCGCCGCCTTCGCGGCCGGCGGGGCCGCCCCCGCGGCGGCTACCGGCGGCATGAAGCCCCCGGCCGGCGAGAAGACTAATATCGACGTCTGGAACTCGCCGGGCGGCGAAAAGGACGAGGCGCTGCACCTCAAGCCCGACACGAAGAACGGCCGCGACGTCTACGAGGTCTGCGCCGCCTGCCATATGCCGGAAGGCTGGGGCCTGGACGATGGCACCTTCCCGCAGTTGGCCGGTCAGCACCGCAAGGTCATCATCAAGCAGCTGGCTGACATCCGCGCGCTGAACCGCGACAATCCGACCATGTACCCGTTCGCCCTGCCCAGCCAGATCGGCGGCCCGCAGTCCATCGCGGACGTGTCCGAATACATCGCCAAGCTGCCCATGAACCCCAACAACGGTGTGGGCGACGGCAAGGACCTGGAACACGGCAAGAAGCTCTACAAGGAAAACTGCGTCCGCTGCCACGGCGAGAACGGCGAGGGCGACGTCGAGAAGTACTATCCGCGCATCCAGGCTCAGCACTACAAGTACATGCTGCGCCAGTTCGAATGGATCCGCGACAAGAAGCGCCGCAACGCCAATCCGGACATGGTGCAGCAGATCAAGAACTTCACCGATCGCGACATGAAGGCGGTGATCGACTACACCTCGCGCATCAAGCCGCCCAAGGAGATGATCGCTCCCGTCGGCTGGCTGAATCCGGACTTCAAGTAA
- a CDS encoding c-type cytochrome: MMIRNAGLFAMGGAVALMLAAGPVQAGAAETVQLAQAAPAMAPDRIYMMMTCVACHGKEGKGMLPGNKPTLPEYPVLAGQDEAYMVAQINDIIEGKRTGSNDATGNPRSHGMKGALLDTEGKPRISKDQIQQISAWLAKMDPIKPAGTPDAQKIEEGKKLYVANKCQTCHGVDGKKPTVKGYPQTAGQKKEYILIQIKDIRDGKRTNGKSKLMLPNVKNMTDQQMELVAEYLSQVDRTAK, translated from the coding sequence ATGATGATCCGTAATGCAGGACTTTTCGCGATGGGTGGCGCCGTCGCCCTGATGTTGGCCGCCGGACCCGTCCAGGCTGGCGCCGCCGAGACCGTCCAACTTGCCCAGGCCGCGCCGGCCATGGCGCCGGATCGCATCTACATGATGATGACCTGCGTCGCCTGCCACGGCAAGGAAGGCAAGGGCATGCTGCCCGGCAACAAGCCGACGCTGCCCGAGTATCCCGTGTTGGCCGGCCAGGACGAGGCCTACATGGTGGCTCAGATCAACGATATCATCGAGGGCAAGCGCACCGGCAGCAACGACGCCACCGGCAATCCGCGCTCTCACGGCATGAAGGGCGCCCTGCTGGATACCGAGGGCAAGCCCCGCATTTCCAAAGACCAGATCCAGCAGATTTCCGCCTGGCTGGCCAAGATGGACCCCATCAAGCCGGCCGGTACGCCGGACGCGCAGAAGATCGAGGAAGGCAAGAAGCTCTACGTCGCCAACAAGTGCCAGACCTGCCACGGCGTCGACGGCAAGAAGCCGACGGTCAAGGGCTATCCGCAGACCGCAGGACAGAAGAAAGAGTACATCCTGATCCAAATCAAGGATATCCGCGACGGAAAGCGTACCAATGGGAAAAGCAAGTTGATGCTTCCCAACGTCAAGAACATGACGGACCAGCAGATGGAACTGGTCGCCGAGTATCTGTCGCAGGTCGACAGGACCGCGAAGTAA